GACTTTCTAAAGTTTTAAATACTCTTAATTTATAATCATCTGTTCTATCTTTTCTTGCAAATTCTCTGGATAAAGTACTCGTTAACCCTGCGTCAACAACCCCCATTATACCTGCAATTATTAAAGTAAAACTAATTAAAGAATAATTTTCAAATCCTAAATATTGTATATATAATGGAATGAAAATAAAATTAGAAAAAACTCCCCAAAAACGACCTAAAAAGTTAGCTATTATGTTTTTTTTCATCTTCGTCAACACTAAGCTTTCCGACTAGCTTTGATTATCTTTTTTGGCTTTCTCGAAACTAACCTCCTTAAAAAATAACTTATTCCCTTTTGCATCTACCAGACATGCATTAGGATAAGGATCTGTAAGGCTTCTAATAAAATTATAAAGCTCTTCAAGTTCCATTGATTTTATTTGCTCAAACGATAATACACTTTCTTCTGGTTTTCTTCTTTTAAAATAAGTTCCTTCTTCTAACTTAGGGAGTACTGGTTCAATCTCATCATAGTTCTCAATAAAGTTATTCAACAATTTTATGGAGCTATTCTCTAGATTTTCAAAGACATTTGCCATAGAATCTCCCTCTAGACTTAAATCTTCTTTGCACCAAATATGTCCTCCATCTAATTTATCGCTAGAAAGAGTCATTAATGTAACTTTACTTTCTTTTATTCCCTGAATTATCTGATGCTGTAAAGGCGATCCTCCTCTAAACAGAGGTAAATCCGAAGGATGAATCCCTACACATAAATATTTTTCAGTAACCTCTCTTGGAATTATCCAACTCCATCCAATAAAAAGGATAAAATCTATATCTTCTTTAAAAGAATGTTTTTCATTATCATATTCCTCTTTAGAATGAATTATTTTGTAAGAATCTATTTTTGGATGTTTCGATACAGTATTTATTATATTGATTGCCCAATTTCTGTAACCACAAAAAATAACATTCATAGCTTACTTCTTTACATATTTAACTCTTTCAATATAAAGCCTCCCTTTTTCATCTTCAATATATCCATTCGGATATGGTGCTTCTAAACATCGGAAAAAATTATATAATTCCTCTGTATTCATACTCTGAAGGTCATTTTTTGTTAATCGACTATCTAAAGGCTTCCTTTTCTCTCTAACTATATCTTCAGAAGGCCATTTTTTCCACTCAATATTATTAGGGTAATCATTAACAAACATATTAAACAAGACTATACTCGTTGAAGTCATTTGATATAATATATCGTCCATATTCCCCGACAAATCTAGCACTACTTCATGGGAGTACAAACAATTATGTGTATGTGCTCTTTCTGATTCATTATCAAAAGTAAAACTAAAAACTCTATGTTTAGAAAATGTTAAACCATCAATTATTTGATTTTGTATTGGCGTTCCATAAGAATATCTATCTAATTCAGCGCAATGCACACCTATCGATTCAATTTTCGATGTTACTTCATCTCCTAACTCATCACTCCAACCACAAGAAATTAATAAGTCATAATCCTCTATATTTAGACTTAATAATTCTTCATGTGTTTTACATAGAACTAATTCTTCTAATTTTGGATTTTTCTTTAATGGGTTGTACACATCTAATGCCCATTCTCTATAGGCTAGAAATATTGCTTTCATATTTGTAGTTATAATTCTATGTTTGTCCACCAACCTGAAGGTATAGCAATGAATTTATTCATAAATTCATTAACTCCCTTTAAGTTAGATTTATTTTTAAAAACTGAATAAATGTTATTATTGATATGCACACTTGTTGCATAGAATCCTTTGTTTCTAAAGGATTTAATTTGTTCTCTTTTATTATTAGCCAAAACACCATATACCCAATAATTAGGGTTTGTGTCTTTATTAACTTTTAAAGGAACACAATTCTCTATATCGTTAACTATGGAGTCCCATTTAGATGCATTTTCTCTTTGTTTCGCAATTAATTTATCAACATCATCCATCTGCTTGTAACCAATAAATGAATTCACTTCATTCATTAATGCTCCGTATCCCTCCAAACTAATATCGCATTCAGGATTTATCTCATTTAATTCGTCTCTGAATTTTGTTCTGTCGATCCCATAATCTCTAATTCTTTTTGCTTTTTCGTATAACTTTGGATCATTAAAAGTTAATGCAGCACCATCGATGGTATTAGGTAGTCGTACTGTTTGAAAAGAGAAAACCGTAATATCTGTTCCTAAATTACCGACTTTTTTTCCATTAAAAACGGAACCAAAGGCTTCTATACTATCGTCAACAACCGGGATTCCATATTCTTTTCCTAGATCATTTAAATCATTAATATTTCCTAAGTACCCGCAATAATGATTATGGAATATAGCTTTAGTTCGAGTGGTTATTTTTTTCCTCACGTCTTCAACAGACATACTTCCTGTAGTAGGATCAATATCAGCCCAGATAACTTTCGCCCCTTTAGAAACAAATGGTTGATTCGAAGCTAAACAACTAACAGGTGAAGCAATAACTTCGTCTTCAGGTTTTATATCTAACGCTGAAAGAGCAACCAACAAAGCTTGATTATATGTACTGATTGACAGCACATATTCATTCCCTGTAAATTTTTTTAATTCGTCTTCGAACTTCCTACCGTATTTTCCATAAGAAAGTTTCCCTGAATAAAGTATACTCTGTATTTCTTCAGAAATATTTTCAGGCATGTATGGTTTAAATATTGGTATCATAACCAACCCTTCTTTATAATGTCAACTATATGTTTTCTATCTTTTTCTTCGACCCACCATCCACATGGAATATGAACCCATTCTTCTTCAAATTTATCTACATTTGGAAGTTTTACTTTAGATTCAGAAAATATAGAATGTGTGTCATTTCTTTTATGAAGTTCTGAAGCCATAATACCATTATCTGATAAATGCTTTATAAATTTTTCTCTTTCTTGAACTTTCATCGTATATAACCAATAAGATGGCTGCGAACCAGGATAATACTCCATTAACTCGATACCTTCAATATTTTTCAATTCTTGATCAAAATATTTTCCATTAGCTATATATTTATCAATAACACCTTCTATCTGCTCCAATTGGCATAAGCCAACTGCCGCATTTACATTATTCATGTGATATTTATATCCTTGAACTTTTATATCGTTCTCTAATCTACTAATACCTTTTTTTATTCCAAACCATCTTATAAGTTTAGCTCTTTCGAACTCCTCATCGTTTTTAATACATATCATTCCTCCATCAACTGTAGTCATATGCTTAATAGCCTGAAATGAGAAAGTAGTATACTTAAAATGATTTCCTAATTTTTGCCCATTATATGTGGCTCCAAGTGCATGAGCCGAATCCTGAATTACAGAGACGTTATACTTTTTTTCAATCTCTAAAAATCTTTCTACATTCACTGGTGTTCCTGCATAGTCAACCACCATTATTGCCTTGGTTTTATTCGTAATTTTTGCTTCAACACTATCAGGACATAAATTACCTGTTTTTAAATCTATATCAGCCCAGACAATTTTCGCTCCTGTTTGAGAAATTACCGTGTTCGTTGGCTCAGCTGTAATGGCTGTTGAAATCACTTCATCTCCAGGCTCCACACCTGCTAGTATTAGCGCAATATGTAAAGCTGAACTTCCACTATTTACAGATAAATTATTTTTACTACCGTTAAATTTTCCAAATTCTTTCTCAAATTCATCTACATAGGATCCCTGAGCAATGTAACCAGAATATAATACTTCACCTAGCTTTTCTAACAGTTGTTCTTTAGGCGGTAAGATAGTTTTAATTAAAGGTATCATGTCTTCTATATATCTTTAAGCTCATTTTTCACATAATCTAGAGTCAATAATAATTCTTTCATTTGCTCTACATTTAATCTTTCTGTATTATCTGAATTATATTCAACATCCTTTAATTTAGGACCATCTGTTGTGCGATATTTAGTATAGTTCAAATCTCTAAGGTCAGCAGGAACTCTATAAAAATCTCCCATATCATCAGCTTTCGACATTTCTTCCTTCGCACAAAGTGTTTCATACATTTTTTCACCATGTCGAGCTCCAATAATTTTGATTTCATTTTCACTTTCAAACAATTCTTTTAATGCTTTTGCCAATACTTCAATTGTTGCAGCAGGAGATTTTTGAACGAAAATATCACCAGGATTTGCATTTTTAAATGCAAACAATACTAAATCTACTGAATCCTCTAAAGACATCATAAATCTAGTCATATCGGGGTTTGTAATTGTTAGAGGCTTACCTTCTTTTATTTGCTTAATAAATAACGGAATTATAGATCCTCTTGAGCACATAACATTACCATATCTTGTAGCACATATAATTCCTCCATTGCCTTTAACTCTAGAATCTCTAGATTTAGAAATGGCTAATTTTTCCATAAGAGCTTTAGACATCCCCATAGTATTAATAGGGTAAACTGCTTTGTCTGTACTTAAAACCACCACCTTCTTAACATTATTAGCTGCAGCGGCTTCTAAAACATTTTCTGCTCCTAAAATATTTGTTTTTACGGCTTCTAATGGATAAAACTCACAAGAAGGGACCTGTTTAAGAGCTGCTGCATGGAATACATAATCTACTCCAATCATTGCTCTATTAATAGTATCAAAGTCTCTTATATCACCAATTATAAAATTCAATCTATCATTCTTATAATTAATCCTTAGTTCTTCTTGCTTCTTTTCGTCTCTACTAAATATTCTAATTTCTTTTAAATCAGATTTTAAGAACTTATTTAAAACTGCATTTCCAAAAGAACCTGTTCCTCCTGTTATTAATAATACCTTATCTTTAAACATAATTTATTTTATTACACCACAAAAATCTAAAACTAATTTATCTGAAGACAACTCAATCTTCTTGAACTCTTCATGAGCCACTAAAAACACAATAATATCGGCATTTTCAGCTGCCTCATTAACTCCTGTTAATTTAAAAACATTATGCTTTTCAATATTTGGCTCAACAATAAAATAATCTCCATTACTATCATTTTGTAAAACCTTATTTACTATATATTTCGCTGGAGACTCTCTTAAATCATCAATATTTGGTTTAAAAGCTAGTCCCATTAAAGCCACTTTAGGCTTGCGTCTATTTTCTAATTCAAACTTTAACTTTGCATTTTGAATTTTTTCTGCACACCAAAAGGATTTGTAGTTATTCACATTTCTTGCTGTTCCAATAATTTGTGATTCCATAGGATAATCAGAAACTATAAAATAAGGATCGACTGCAATACAATGTCCTCCTACCCCAGAACCTGGCTGTAATATATTAACTCTTGGATGTTTGTTAGCGAGATTAATAAGCTCCCAAACATTTATATCTGCCTTATCACAAATCAGGGATAATTCATTTGCAAATGCTATTTGTACATCACGAGATGAATTCTCTACAAGTTTACACATTTCAGCAGTTCGTGAATTCGTTCTATGTAATTCTCCGTTGACAAACCTTTTATAAAAAGCAAGTGCTTTATTTGTTGATTCATCATCTATTCCTCCTATGACTCTATCATTATGAACAAGCTCATACATTACATTACCTGGAAGAACGCGTTCTGGACAATATGCCATATAAATCTTATCTTTCAACTCAGGGCGAGCTTCATATATAAGATCTCGCATTTTCTCAGTTGTTCCGATTGGAGAAGTCGATTCTATGATATATAAATCTCCTTCTTTTAACAACGGTAATATTCCTCTTGTTGCTGATTCAACAAAAGAAATATCTGGTTCATTTTTACCTTTGAAAGGTGTTGGAACAACAATAATGTAAGTATCTGAAGCTACTGGATTTGTTCCAGCTCTTAAAAATCCATTCTCAACTGCTTTAGCAACTGCTTGATCTAATTCTGGTTCAACTATATGAATTTCACCTTTATTAACTGTTTCTACTACTTTCGGGTTGATATCAACACCAAAAACCTCAACTTTATTTTGTGCAATTAATGCAGCTGTAGGTAATCCAATATACCCAAGCCCAATCATTACAACTTCTGGATTTTTCATTTTACTATACTTCTTTTATAAATTGAACAATTTTTTCACAAGCATTACCATCTCCATAAGGATTATGTAATTCACTCATAACATTATAAATTGTTGAATCATCAATTAATTTTTGAGCTTCTGTAATTATCTTATCTTTTTGTGTTCCAACTAGAATTACAGTTCCTGCATCAACAGCCTCTGGTCTTTCCGTTGTGTCACGCATAACAAGCACCGGTTTCCCTAAACTAGGAGCCTCCTCTTGTACACCCCCACTATCTGTAATAATTAAATAAGATTGACTCATTAACCAAACAAAGGCAGGGTATGATAATGGATCAATTAATTTAATATTATCAATATTATTTAGAAGTTCATAAACTGGTTTCTGTACATTAGGATTTAAGTGCACAGGATATATTATTTGAACATCGTCATTTTTATTCGCCAAATCCTTAAGAGCTGAACAAATATTAATAAATCCGTCACCATGATTTTCTCTTCTATGACCAGTTACTAAAATGATTCTCTTATTAAAGTCTACAATTTCTCTTAATTTTTCAGTCTCACTATCAGAGTAATCAGAAGAGTTAACTTT
This genomic window from Tenacibaculum sp. 190524A05c contains:
- a CDS encoding formyltransferase family protein, coding for MNVIFCGYRNWAINIINTVSKHPKIDSYKIIHSKEEYDNEKHSFKEDIDFILFIGWSWIIPREVTEKYLCVGIHPSDLPLFRGGSPLQHQIIQGIKESKVTLMTLSSDKLDGGHIWCKEDLSLEGDSMANVFENLENSSIKLLNNFIENYDEIEPVLPKLEEGTYFKRRKPEESVLSFEQIKSMELEELYNFIRSLTDPYPNACLVDAKGNKLFFKEVSFEKAKKDNQS
- a CDS encoding DegT/DnrJ/EryC1/StrS aminotransferase family protein, translating into MIPIFKPYMPENISEEIQSILYSGKLSYGKYGRKFEDELKKFTGNEYVLSISTYNQALLVALSALDIKPEDEVIASPVSCLASNQPFVSKGAKVIWADIDPTTGSMSVEDVRKKITTRTKAIFHNHYCGYLGNINDLNDLGKEYGIPVVDDSIEAFGSVFNGKKVGNLGTDITVFSFQTVRLPNTIDGAALTFNDPKLYEKAKRIRDYGIDRTKFRDELNEINPECDISLEGYGALMNEVNSFIGYKQMDDVDKLIAKQRENASKWDSIVNDIENCVPLKVNKDTNPNYWVYGVLANNKREQIKSFRNKGFYATSVHINNNIYSVFKNKSNLKGVNEFMNKFIAIPSGWWTNIEL
- a CDS encoding DegT/DnrJ/EryC1/StrS family aminotransferase encodes the protein MIPLIKTILPPKEQLLEKLGEVLYSGYIAQGSYVDEFEKEFGKFNGSKNNLSVNSGSSALHIALILAGVEPGDEVISTAITAEPTNTVISQTGAKIVWADIDLKTGNLCPDSVEAKITNKTKAIMVVDYAGTPVNVERFLEIEKKYNVSVIQDSAHALGATYNGQKLGNHFKYTTFSFQAIKHMTTVDGGMICIKNDEEFERAKLIRWFGIKKGISRLENDIKVQGYKYHMNNVNAAVGLCQLEQIEGVIDKYIANGKYFDQELKNIEGIELMEYYPGSQPSYWLYTMKVQEREKFIKHLSDNGIMASELHKRNDTHSIFSESKVKLPNVDKFEEEWVHIPCGWWVEEKDRKHIVDIIKKGWL
- a CDS encoding polysaccharide biosynthesis protein, with product MFKDKVLLITGGTGSFGNAVLNKFLKSDLKEIRIFSRDEKKQEELRINYKNDRLNFIIGDIRDFDTINRAMIGVDYVFHAAALKQVPSCEFYPLEAVKTNILGAENVLEAAAANNVKKVVVLSTDKAVYPINTMGMSKALMEKLAISKSRDSRVKGNGGIICATRYGNVMCSRGSIIPLFIKQIKEGKPLTITNPDMTRFMMSLEDSVDLVLFAFKNANPGDIFVQKSPAATIEVLAKALKELFESENEIKIIGARHGEKMYETLCAKEEMSKADDMGDFYRVPADLRDLNYTKYRTTDGPKLKDVEYNSDNTERLNVEQMKELLLTLDYVKNELKDI
- the wecC gene encoding UDP-N-acetyl-D-mannosamine dehydrogenase translates to MKNPEVVMIGLGYIGLPTAALIAQNKVEVFGVDINPKVVETVNKGEIHIVEPELDQAVAKAVENGFLRAGTNPVASDTYIIVVPTPFKGKNEPDISFVESATRGILPLLKEGDLYIIESTSPIGTTEKMRDLIYEARPELKDKIYMAYCPERVLPGNVMYELVHNDRVIGGIDDESTNKALAFYKRFVNGELHRTNSRTAEMCKLVENSSRDVQIAFANELSLICDKADINVWELINLANKHPRVNILQPGSGVGGHCIAVDPYFIVSDYPMESQIIGTARNVNNYKSFWCAEKIQNAKLKFELENRRKPKVALMGLAFKPNIDDLRESPAKYIVNKVLQNDSNGDYFIVEPNIEKHNVFKLTGVNEAAENADIIVFLVAHEEFKKIELSSDKLVLDFCGVIK
- the wecB gene encoding non-hydrolyzing UDP-N-acetylglucosamine 2-epimerase gives rise to the protein MKIKNLIIFGTRPEAIKMAPLVKEFLKDTQKFETKVCITAQHREMLDQVLEFFEITPDFDMDLMKPNQNLYSLTADIITGLKPILEEFKPDYVYVHGDTTTTMASSIAAFYSGAKVCHVEAGLRTFNKRSPFPEEVNRSVAGSICDFHFAPTKVSEKNLLNENIDKKSILITGNTVIDALHFSSDKVNSSDYSDSETEKLREIVDFNKRIILVTGHRRENHGDGFINICSALKDLANKNDDVQIIYPVHLNPNVQKPVYELLNNIDNIKLIDPLSYPAFVWLMSQSYLIITDSGGVQEEAPSLGKPVLVMRDTTERPEAVDAGTVILVGTQKDKIITEAQKLIDDSTIYNVMSELHNPYGDGNACEKIVQFIKEV